The DNA segment ATACTAATGGCACCGATTATCATCTTTATGATAGTGGTGGCGCCAATATGGTTAGTTCTTCATTATCGCAGTAAGCGACAAGTGAGCCAGGGACTCACTGAGGAAGAGTTTTCACAGCTCAATGATTTGATTGCTAAAGCCGATAAGATGGCTGCACGCATCGAAACCTTAGAGGCTATTCTGGATACAGAATCGCCTGAATGGAGGGGCAAACATGAGAGGAACTAGTGGCCGTACTTTGTATCGCATTCCCCAGTCAGGTAAAGTCGCAGGTGTGTGTGCGGGGATAGCCGAATACTTTGCAATTGAAACATGGTTAGTGCGGGTACTTGCGGTTTCTATCTTCCTATTAGGTGGTTCGGGCGTCGTGTTTATCATCTATGTTGCGTTATGGGTGATACTCGACATCAAACCCCAAAATAGCACTGTTAGGGATGACATCGAGGTGAAGAAGAAACCTTGGCAATCGGGAGAGCCTGCTAAACAAGCGCTGAGCGATGTGAGCAGGCAATTTAGAAGCCTAGAGGTGAGACTGCAAAACCTTGAACGCCATGTAACATCTGATAACTTTGATTTAAAAAGACAAATCAATAGCTTGTAATCCCTCTAAAGGGCGGCCATGTCCGCCCTTGTTGCTTAATCTCCCGTCAATTCCAGTGTATAGTTAACCTCATTCAACATTTAGGGACATCCTTATGGGAATGCTTGACGTTTCGCTCCATAAATTAACTCAGAAGAGCCAATCCCTGCTCCATAGAACGGCTGACAGGCATTTACGACTCGCGGTAACAGGGTTATCGGGGGCGGGCAAAACCGCATTTATTACCGGATTAGTCAACCAACTACTCAATAGTGGCGCGGCTTCTCAGGTATCCCATTCCCGCCATGGAAATACCTTGCCCCTATGGCAAGTAAGCCGTGAGCAACGTTTGCTCGGGGTGAAGCGGGCAATGCAGCCGGATCTTGAAATTGCCAGCTTCGATTATCAGGGCGCAATGTTAGCGCTTACTTCGACGCCTCCGACTTGGCCAGCATCGACCCGTACGATTTCGGAGCTGCGCTTAGCCATCAAATATCAGCCGCAGAAGGGGCTGCTAGCCAAGTTTGCCGATACCGCAACGCTGTATTTAGATATTGTCGATTATCCCGGCGAGTGGCTATTAGATTTACCTATGCTGCGTCAAAGCTTTATCGAGTGGTGCAGCGCGCAGCAACAACGTGTCGCAGTGTTAAAAAGCTCGCCCTTATATGCTGAGTTTCAAACTTCGTTAAGTGCGCTCAATTTAACCGAGGCGGCCGATGAGCTGCAGCTTAAACACATTGCCGATCAGTATCAGCAACTCTTGCACGATTTAGTGCATGTGCAGGGTTATTATCAGGCGCAACCCGGACGAATGTTATTACCAGGGGAATGGGAAGGCGCGCCGCTGCTGGCGTTTTTTCCGCTGTTATCGGTGACCGACAATCAATGGAGCGAGTTTAAACAAAGCGATAAACACAGTGCCTTTCATGTCCTAGAAAAACGCTACCAAGAATACGTGGCCAAGGTAGTTAAACCTTTCTATAAACAGCATTTTGCGGGGTTTGATCGCCAGTTAGTGCTGGTAGATTGCTTCAGTGCCTTAAACCGTGGCAAAACCCAGTTTGAGGATATGGGCGCCGCGTTAAATGCCATTATGGAGAGTTTCCAATACGGTCAATCCAGTTACTTACGCCGATTGTTTGCGCCGCGGATAGACAGATTATTATTTGCCGCCAGTAAGGTTGACCATGTGACGCGGGACCAACAAAGTCATGTGTTATCTCTGCTCACCGATATGCTCAAACACAGCCAACATTTTGCCAGTTTCGATGGTTGTAAAGTCGAGACTATGGCCATTAGTGCCATTAAGGCGACGCGTCATGGCATGGTAACCACTCAAGAAGGCGATGTGGAAGTCGTGCAGGGGATTGGATTGAACGGCCAAGCCCTGACGCTTTTTCCCGGCGAAGTGCCCACTCGCTTACCCGAGCCCAACTTTTGGCGCGACCAAGGGTTTCATTTTATGGGATTTGCTCCGCCGAATAACAGCAATGTGGACCCATCTTCGGTGCATTTTGACCATATCCGTCTCGATCACCTTCTGCAGTATCTCGTGGGGGATAAATTGGAATGAGTTTAGATTCGTTACCACCTTCAAGTGAGTCAGAGACAAACGGGCTCGATAAGCCAATGTCTGAAAATACACTTGGAAGCCAACCGCTCAAAAAACAACAAGTATTTGATTCTGATAAGGTCAAACTTCAGTCAACATCTGATGAGCTTAAGAGTGCCCAAGCTTTTGCACCACAGACACCCTTAAAAGCGGTGGATGAGGTTGTCGATGATGCCTTAGCGGCCCATCCGCAAGCACTGGATGTGTCATCCATTCAGCCAAAACTGCATCAATCTCGCCGTTGGTCTTGGCTGGCGCGCTTTTCCGTTTTTGGGTTATTGCTACTGGTTTTAGTACAAACGGGATTAGGTTTGCGGGACGCTTGGTTGGCAAGCCCTTGGTTATTTAGCTTTTATGGCGCCGTACTCGGTTTAGTCGGCAGTTGGGCGATGGTTGGAGCCTTGGGCGAATACCGTAAATTAAAACGCCTCAAGCAGGTTGCCGATACGCAAGAGTCTGGCGCAAGGCTTGCGCTCAGTATGCAAATGGGCGAGGCCGATGGTTTTATCAATAACATAGTGCGCCATTATCCCGATAGTCAGGGGCTACAGCGGCTGCGTCAGTCGCTCAAAGATGAACATAACGATGCTGAAAAAGTGCTGTTATTTGAGGACTTAGTGCTTACTGAGCGGGATGAACTGGCGAAAAAATCGTCCGTCGATACGCGGCCGAGTCAGCCGTGTTGCTTGCCGCGAGTCCGCTGGCGGCATTGGATATGGCCATTATTCTTTGGCGTAACCAACGCATGCTGCGGGATGTCGCCGCCTGTTATGGAATAGAGTTAGGCTATTGGAGCCGGATTAAACTCATTCGCAGCATCATCATTAACATCATCTATGCCGGTACCAGCGAGCTAGTTACCGATTTGGGGACCCAACTGCTGTCGGTTGAGATGACGGGGAAATTATCCGCACGGCTCGCCCAAGGCTTAGGTGGCGGGCTGCTCACGGCGCGCTTAGGATATCAAGCCATGGCGTTGTGTCGACCAATTCAGTTTAGGGAGGAGCAGCGCCCCAAATTATCGAAAGTTCATCAAGAGTTGTTGATTGAGCTTAAACAGTTTGCCGGTAAGTTATTGACTAAAGACGGGCGCGATGCGCTTAAGAGCCAATTAGAGGCTGCTGAGCTTAAAACAGGCTCAACACCCAAAGAGAAATAACCTAGCCGAGTGCGCAACACCGCGACTGCACTTTAGGCTAAATGCTAATGCGCTAATGACCCTGTCATTAGCGCATTTTTTATCGCAGATTTTCTGCCCCAAACCTCTGAATGTAACAACTTAGTTACAGCGCCTCTGATGCTATTTTCACCATGGCACTGGTTTCACCCGCTCGGCGGGGTATGTTAGTGCTTATTCGATAGGGCTAATGTTTCATTAACTTATCAATAGGACTTATCAAGACGCTAAGCATGGCCTCATTAAAACGAACAATGACACAACAAGCGAATGAGGCTTTGCAACAACAAGGAGTGAGCAATGCAAGATGAATCAAGTAAGCAGTGGAAAGCCGCAACCCAAGCCATTCATGCCGGGCATGAGCGCGAAGCCTTTGGTACTTTGGTGACGCCACTTTATCAAACGGCGACCTTTGTCTTTGAGTCGGCGCAGCAAGGTGGTGAGCGATTCGCTGGCAACGAACCCGGTTATATTTATACTCGCCTAGGTAACCCGACAGTTGCCGAGCTGGAACGTAAAATGGCGATTTTAGAAGGGGCAGAAGCGGCGGCAGCAACGGCTTCTGGCATGGGGGCCGTATCGGCGGCGCTGTTGGCTAACCTCCAGATGGGCGATCATTTAGTGGCTTCCAATGCGGTTTATGGCTGCACCTTTGCCCTTATGACCAGCCAATTTGCCCGCTTCGGTATCGAAGTCACCTTAGTCGATTTTACCGATTTAGCGGCCATTGAGCGGGCCATCAAACCCAACACTCGGGTGATTTTTTGCGAAACTCCGGTTAATCCTCATCTACAGGTGTTTGATCTCAAAGGTATCGCCGATATTGCGAAACGGCATCAGCTTGTCAGCATTGTCGATAATACTTTTATGACGCCGCTGCTGCAGCAACCCTTAGCATTCGGCATCGATTTAGTGGTACACAGTGCGACTAAGTATTTGAATGGGCATGGCGATGTGATTGCCGGCGTCGTGTGTGGCAGTGAAGAACAGCTGCACAGAGTGAAATATGAAATTCTAAAAGATATCGGTGCCGTCATGTCTCCCCACGATGCTTGGCTGATTTTGCGCGGGCTGAAAACCTTAGATGTACGTTTGCAGCGCCATTGTGACAGTGCCCAGCGTGTTGCCGAGTTTTTGGAGCAACATCCTGCGGTGACTCGGGTGTATTATCCCGGGCTTAAATCCCATTCAGGGCATCGATTTATCGGTGGACAGATGGCGCGGGCTGGTGGCGTGATTGCCTTTGAGTTAGCCGCCTCTCTTGAACAAGCCATGGCTTTTGTGGGTTACCTTAAGCTGTTTTCAATCGCCGTGAGTCTGGGGGATGCGGAATCCCTTATTCAGCACCCTGCTTCCATGACCCATTCGCCCTACACGCCAGAGGCGCGCCAGGCCGCGGGGATAAGTGATAATTTACTGCGGATCTCAATCGGTTTAGAGGATTGTGACGATATCATCGAGGATTTAAACCAAGCCTTGACCATGCTGGCATAAGGCTCTACGAGGTTTAGTAAAAGGATGCCCTTATGGCATCCTTTTTGTTTTATAGCACGACGTATTGTGTGCCACATCACCAACAATACTACCGGCAAAGATTGGGGTTATGTTAGCGATTCGCAATATTTGTATTGAGCCGTTTGGAAATTCATAAAAGCTTCGTCTATGTTTGATTGACGGCCACGGAAGTAGGACGAAAGGCCGAATTTCAAGGAGAGAGGAAGCATTATGAAAGTAACACACCGTTTACCCGCAATGATGAGCGCCATTGTCTTTTCAGCCCTGTTTGCACTACCTGCGATGGCGGCCGATCCCGTTAAAGAAGCCAGTAAAGTACAAACTCAAGCTAAGACCGATGCTAAAAGTATGGCAATGGATGCTAAGCAAGCCATGCCTGATTCGGCTCAGGTGAATATCAATACCGCCTCGTCTGAGCAGTTACAAATGCTCAAGGGCATTGGGGCGGCCAAGGCGCAGGCCATCATAGACTATCGAACGCAGAATGGTAAATTTAAGGCCATTGATGAGTTGGCCAATGTCTCAGGCATTGGTGCTAAGCTGATTGAGCAAAATCGCCATATGATTAAGCTCTAGGGATAAGGCGCATCCTGACTCTTGGTGCTGGAGCCCTTATAAGAAAAAGCCTGCATTAGCAGGCTTTTATCATTTTTACTTGGCTAGTTTGCCTATAGATTGTCCAGTTAAACCGGATATTTGCCAAACGGACGGATTAGCACTTGATCCCATAGGAGCCATGGGGGATAATCCGCGTCGTTCAGTGATCATCCACCAAGTGATACACTCGAAGTTATGGTGACCCTAGGGTCCCCCCGCAATGATAACTTGTGAACTCGGCCAGGCCCGGAAGGGAGCAACCGCAGCAAGCGACTCGTGTGCCGGGGTGTCGGCTCTAGGGGAACCTCCAATTATCACCATCATTTTCCAATCTTCTTTATCTTTAACTCAGCTATTAGCAATAACTGCTCTACTTAGCATTTAGCAACACAGCTAAATTTACTCGAAAAAGCCTATCGAAAATCGATGTAGCTATGCCAATTTCGCATGACTTAGCTGTCGGCTTCTTCCTGCTGCATTCTTTTTGTAGATTCTGTTTAAGAAAGGCGCGTGATTTCTCTAATGCGGCTTGGATTTCTCGTTTGAGCTCTTGCAACTCGTTGTAATCTTCGAAGAAATAGGTGTCAACTAGGTGACGAATATAGCGCACGGGCAGTTGATTGAGGGTCACACAGCAGAGATCGGCTAAATAATCCTCCGGCAATTCATCCATCAGGCCTTCATCGGATAACATTTCCATTAAGAGAACTTCGTAATAGTTACGGATTTCGAGTTGCATCGCTGTGCTCCATGGTGATTTTTATTGAGTTTGCTACCACAAATGGTTGGCTGCAATAAAAAGTTGGCTATGTCTTTGGCTTAATTGTAGTTCGTCTCGGCTGTAGCCGCCGCCAATTACCGCCGCAACAGGAATATTTGCTGCTTTTGCCATAGATAACACGGTTAAATCACGTTGATACAATCCCTGCTTGCTGATCTTTAGGTGCCCTAAGTCATCATCTTGATGAATATCGACACCAGCGTCATACAGGATGAGATCTGGTTGATGGAGTCGAATCAACAACTCAAGAGTCTGTTCGATGGTTTCCTGATAAGCGCGGTCATCTGCACCTTTCGTCAGTTCAATATCATAGTGTGACTGCTGTTTACGGCTGGGGAAATTCTCTTTGCAGTGGATGGAGCAACTGATAATGCCTTGATGCCTGTGGCTGAGGGTAGCGGTGCCATCACCTTGATGCACGTCACAGTCAAAAATCAGTACCTTATGTAATTGCTGCTCGGCCATTAGTTTACGGGCGGCGATAATCAAGTCGTTGAAAATACAGTAGCCGCTGCCAAAGTCATAGTGTGCATGGTGATAACCGCCCGTTAAGTGAAGGGCGATACCCGTTTGCAAGGCTAAATGCGCGGTCAAACTCGTCCCCGATACCGAGTGCAAAGTGCGCTCGACTAAGGCTTCACTCCATGGAAAGCCGATGCGTCTTAAGGCCGTACTGGCTAAGCTGCCTTGGATAAATTGTTCGACATAATCTTGCTGATGCACCTGCATTACATCTTCTGCCGTCATCGGCGAGGGAGTATGGAATTGAGCCGGTACAGCCAGTTGATTATCGAGCAGATACTGATAAAGGCGTGCGTATTTGGTCGTGGGAAAGCGGTGGTGGGAGGGTAACGCCAGCTTGGAGTAGCTGGCGTGATAAACCAATGGGATCATCTTGATTAGAGCTGTGAAATAGCCCAGCTCATAAACTCTTTACGTGTTTTCTCATCGGCTTGTAACCACCAGTATTGCAACATCTGTTGTGGGTTCGCGCCCGCCGCTTTAGAAGTATCAACCGGAGCGGTTAATGAGGTGGCGTTCACAGCTGCCTGGGCCGAAGTAGGGGCTGGCGTGGCAACAACCGCCGCGGTGCCTGCTGCGCCCGTTGCAGCGGCGGCAGTACCTGACACATCTACCGCTTGGTTACCGCTAAAGAGACGAGAGACAAAGCTCTCTTCTTCAATGTCGGTGTTTGTCACTTTGTAATTCACCTGACCTTTGTCAGAGCGGGTTAATACGACCTGAGGATTTTGAGCGAAGGTTTTAGGCTTTTTAACGACCTTGCCCTCAGCGGCTTGCAAATAATATTGATGATCGCCGTCCACTTCTAAGGTCACGATAAAAGGGGATGACTTAACGAAGGTTTGGCTGTCACTGAAATCGTCTTCAACCATTTCATGGTAACGGATCGCGATTTTGTGAGTGCCGGGCGCCAACTCTAAGCTGCTTTTATGGTTGAATACGCTGGACTCGACTTTTTTGCCGTCGAGGGCAAGGTATTCGAAGGACATAGGGATATTCAGATCTGCGGCAAAGGCTGAGGCAGAGCCGAGTAGCACTAGCAGGCTGCTGATTGGCAAAAGTGATTTCATTGTTGCTCCTTAACGATTATGACTCTGATGCGGACGTTCGAATGCTTGAATGCGATCTTCGATATAACTGATGGCTTGCCTGCATTTA comes from the Shewanella seohaensis genome and includes:
- the megL gene encoding methionine gamma-lyase; the protein is MQDESSKQWKAATQAIHAGHEREAFGTLVTPLYQTATFVFESAQQGGERFAGNEPGYIYTRLGNPTVAELERKMAILEGAEAAAATASGMGAVSAALLANLQMGDHLVASNAVYGCTFALMTSQFARFGIEVTLVDFTDLAAIERAIKPNTRVIFCETPVNPHLQVFDLKGIADIAKRHQLVSIVDNTFMTPLLQQPLAFGIDLVVHSATKYLNGHGDVIAGVVCGSEEQLHRVKYEILKDIGAVMSPHDAWLILRGLKTLDVRLQRHCDSAQRVAEFLEQHPAVTRVYYPGLKSHSGHRFIGGQMARAGGVIAFELAASLEQAMAFVGYLKLFSIAVSLGDAESLIQHPASMTHSPYTPEARQAAGISDNLLRISIGLEDCDDIIEDLNQALTMLA
- a CDS encoding histone deacetylase family protein — protein: MIPLVYHASYSKLALPSHHRFPTTKYARLYQYLLDNQLAVPAQFHTPSPMTAEDVMQVHQQDYVEQFIQGSLASTALRRIGFPWSEALVERTLHSVSGTSLTAHLALQTGIALHLTGGYHHAHYDFGSGYCIFNDLIIAARKLMAEQQLHKVLIFDCDVHQGDGTATLSHRHQGIISCSIHCKENFPSRKQQSHYDIELTKGADDRAYQETIEQTLELLIRLHQPDLILYDAGVDIHQDDDLGHLKISKQGLYQRDLTVLSMAKAANIPVAAVIGGGYSRDELQLSQRHSQLFIAANHLW
- a CDS encoding ComEA family DNA-binding protein translates to MKVTHRLPAMMSAIVFSALFALPAMAADPVKEASKVQTQAKTDAKSMAMDAKQAMPDSAQVNINTASSEQLQMLKGIGAAKAQAIIDYRTQNGKFKAIDELANVSGIGAKLIEQNRHMIKL
- a CDS encoding YcjX family GTP-binding protein translates to MGMLDVSLHKLTQKSQSLLHRTADRHLRLAVTGLSGAGKTAFITGLVNQLLNSGAASQVSHSRHGNTLPLWQVSREQRLLGVKRAMQPDLEIASFDYQGAMLALTSTPPTWPASTRTISELRLAIKYQPQKGLLAKFADTATLYLDIVDYPGEWLLDLPMLRQSFIEWCSAQQQRVAVLKSSPLYAEFQTSLSALNLTEAADELQLKHIADQYQQLLHDLVHVQGYYQAQPGRMLLPGEWEGAPLLAFFPLLSVTDNQWSEFKQSDKHSAFHVLEKRYQEYVAKVVKPFYKQHFAGFDRQLVLVDCFSALNRGKTQFEDMGAALNAIMESFQYGQSSYLRRLFAPRIDRLLFAASKVDHVTRDQQSHVLSLLTDMLKHSQHFASFDGCKVETMAISAIKATRHGMVTTQEGDVEVVQGIGLNGQALTLFPGEVPTRLPEPNFWRDQGFHFMGFAPPNNSNVDPSSVHFDHIRLDHLLQYLVGDKLE
- a CDS encoding DUF2057 domain-containing protein, with product MKSLLPISSLLVLLGSASAFAADLNIPMSFEYLALDGKKVESSVFNHKSSLELAPGTHKIAIRYHEMVEDDFSDSQTFVKSSPFIVTLEVDGDHQYYLQAAEGKVVKKPKTFAQNPQVVLTRSDKGQVNYKVTNTDIEEESFVSRLFSGNQAVDVSGTAAAATGAAGTAAVVATPAPTSAQAAVNATSLTAPVDTSKAAGANPQQMLQYWWLQADEKTRKEFMSWAISQL
- the pspB gene encoding envelope stress response membrane protein PspB yields the protein MDMDILMAPIIIFMIVVAPIWLVLHYRSKRQVSQGLTEEEFSQLNDLIAKADKMAARIETLEAILDTESPEWRGKHERN
- the pspC gene encoding envelope stress response membrane protein PspC, translated to MRGTSGRTLYRIPQSGKVAGVCAGIAEYFAIETWLVRVLAVSIFLLGGSGVVFIIYVALWVILDIKPQNSTVRDDIEVKKKPWQSGEPAKQALSDVSRQFRSLEVRLQNLERHVTSDNFDLKRQINSL